A genome region from Choloepus didactylus isolate mChoDid1 chromosome 14, mChoDid1.pri, whole genome shotgun sequence includes the following:
- the PKIA gene encoding cAMP-dependent protein kinase inhibitor alpha → MTDVETTYADFIASGRTGRRNAIHDILVSSASGNSNELALKLAGLDINKTEGEEDAQRNSTEQSGEAQGEAAKSES, encoded by the exons ATGACTGATGTGGAAACTACATATGCAGATTTTATTGCTTCAGGAAGAACAGGTAGaagaaatgcaatacatgatatcCTGGTCTCCTCTGCAAGTGGCAACAGCAATGAATTAGCCTTGAAATTAGCAGGTCTTGATATCAACAAGACAG AAGGTGAAGAAGATGCACAGCGAAATTCGACAGAACAAAGTGGAGAAGCCCAGGGGGAAGCAGCAAAATCTGAAAGCTAA